One Ostrea edulis chromosome 2, xbOstEdul1.1, whole genome shotgun sequence genomic region harbors:
- the LOC125678745 gene encoding putative Ras-related protein Rab-33: MTENQSASASQVKDPSVSVIEKQTQRRIFKIIVIGDSNVGKTCLTYRFCTGKFPDKTEATIGVDFRERTVDVDKEQIKLQLWDTAGQERFRKSMVQHYYRNVHAVVFVYDVSKMSSFENMPGWIEECDRHNLNREIPRILVGNKCDMTDKVAVNTNLAQKFADSHTMPLFETSAKDDEKANHIDAIFLTLAHKLKNSKPMMSPYIGPGGYPSNVEVVTVGKSMESRGLQKMAVEDKRDQCSC, from the exons ATGACAGAGAATCAGAGTGCGTCAGCTTCTCAAGTTAAAGATCCGTCTGTGAGTGTGATAGAGAAACAAACACAGAGAAGGATCTTTAAGATAATTGTTATAGGAGATTCCAATGTAGGGAAAACGTGCTTAACTTACAGGTTCTGCACCGGAAAGTTTCCAGATAAAACAGAGGCAACTATAGGCGTGGACTTCAGAGAAAGAACTGTGGACGTGGACAAGGAACAGATAAAG CTGCAGCTTTGGGACACTGCAGGGCAAGAAAGATTCCGAAAATCCATGGTACAGCATTACTACAGAAATGTGCATGCTGTGGTTTTTGTATATGATGTCTCAAAGATGTCCTCTTTTGAGAACATGCCAGGATGGATTGAGGAATGTGACAGACACAATCTGAACAGGGAGATTCCTCGTATTCTAGTCGGAAACAAGTGTGATATGACTGATAAGGTTGCAGTAAACACAAACCTGGCCCAGAAGTTTGCCGATTCTCACACAATGCCTCTGTTTGAGACATCAGCAAAAGATGATGAAAAGGCAAACCATATTGATGCTATATTTTTGACTCTTGCCCACAAACTGAAGAACAGCAAGCCAATGATGTCTCCATACATTGGTCCAGGTGGCTATCCCAGCAATGTTGAAGTGGTGACGGTGGGAAAATCCATGGAGTCGCGAGGTCTCCAGAAAATGGCTGTAGAGGACAAACGAGATCAGTGTTCATGTTAA
- the LOC125678744 gene encoding N-alpha-acetyltransferase 15, NatA auxiliary subunit-like isoform X1 codes for MPTSNPLPPKENALFKRILKCYEQKQYKNGLKFAKQILTNSKFAEHGETLAMKGLTLNCLGKKEEAYEHVRRGLRNDLKSHVCWHVYGLLQRSDRKYDEAIKAYRNALRWDKDNLQILRDLSLLQIQMRDLEGYRETRYQLLVLRPGQRASWIGYAMAYHLLEDYDMALNVLEEFRKTQIPKNLDYEHNELLMYQNLIMREAGMIDESLNHLQRYDKQIVDRLGVEETKAELLIQKEKYAAAADMYRSLMNRNPENWSYYAGLEKAIKPSSKEERLKLYTDAEQLYPRAAAPRRLPLNFTEGNTFRGLADTYLRRAFHKGVPPLFITMKRLYKDSKKIEIVEDLVLGYVNCLKEFGKFENAESAESEPPTTILWVYYYLASHYDYKQETLKALEYANLALEHTPLLIELYVLKAKIYKHAGDVEEAVRLMDEAQSLDTADRYINSKCAKYMLKGNLVQEAADMCSKFTREGVPAVDNLNEMQCMWFQTEAAEAYKRMGKWGDALKKCHEIDRHFTEIIEDQFDFHTYCMRKMTLRAYIGLLRLEDKLRNHQFYFKAAMTAIEIYLHLHDHPLSDSDQDKNQDTENLSPSELKKLRNKQRKAAKKAQQAQEKQKAEHDKKEQAVKKQTDGEMDGPKEEELLPDKLSRPEDPLEQAIRFLKPLQTFTSDRIDTHVSAYEIYSRKGKELLMLQALKRGCRIHRDHPQLHVCMIRFLLTIRKKGDVPETVQKVLKQEMDKLYNGKDAKTLNNEFLERNNNSVLHRLAGARMMYELDPTPEVQKKSFEIATSLSDSYTGITRLNCIEVLEAICRGDFGSCESAAKDYQSKCHRLFPLCPSFIIPANNHPDQILPNGS; via the exons ATGCCAACAAGTAATCCCCTACCACCAAAAGAGAACGCACTTTTCAAAAGAATTTTG AAATGTTATGAACAGAAGCAGTATAAAAATGGGTTGAAATTTGCAAAGCAAATTTtaacaaattcaaaatttgcTGAACATGGAG AAACACTGGCCATGAAGGGTCTAACCCTAAATTGTCTAGGTAAAAAGGAAGAAGCTTATGAACACGTTAGAAGAGGACTTCGAAATGATCTCAAAAGCCATGTCT GTTGGCATGTTTATGGATTACTGCAACGATCAGACAGGAAATATGACGAAGCAATTAAAGCGTATCGCAATGCTCTTAGATGGGATAAA GACAACTTGCAAATTTTGAGAGATCTATCTTTGCTCCAAATACAAATGAGAGACCTGGAGGGCTACAGG GAAACCCGCTATCAGTTGTTGGTGTTGCGGCCGGGACAGAGGGCGTCATGGATTGGCTATGCTATGGCTTATCATCTTTTAGAGGACTATGACATGGCTCTCAATGTCCTGGAAGAGTTCCGAAAGACTCAAATT CCGAAGAATTTAGACTATGAGCACAATGAATTGTTGATGTATCAGAACTTAATCATGAGAGAGGCAGGAATGATTGATGAATCCTTGAATCATCTCCAGAGATACGACAAGCAAATTGTTGACAGGTTAGGAGTGGAGGAAACTAAAG CCGAGTTGCTGATACAGAAGGAGAAGTATGCTGCAGCGGCCGACATGTACAGGAGCCTCATGAACAGAAATCCGGAGAATTGGTCCTACTACGCTGGTTTGGAGAAAGCTATAAAACCGA gtTCTAAGGAGGAGCGCCTAAAACTCTATACAGACGCTGAACAATTGTATCCCAGAGCCGCCGCTCCGAGACGACTGCCATTGAATTTCACAGAAG GCAACACATTCAGAGGTTTGGCAGACACGTATCTAAGAAGGGCTTTCCACAAAGGTGTACCACCCCTTTTTATCACCATGAAAAGATTGTATAAAGATTCTAAGAAG ATTGAGATTGTAGAAGACTTAGTGTTGGGATATGTGAACTGTTTGAAAGAGTTTGGGAAATTTGAAAATGCAG AGAGTGCAGAATCTGAACCCCCCACCACAATACTGTGGGTGTATTATTACCTAGCCTCACATTATGACTACAAACAGGAAACATTAAAAGCTTTAGAGTATGCCAATCTGGCTCTGGAGCACACGCCACTGTTGATAGAGCTGTATGTACTCAAAGCCAAGATCTACAAG CATGCAGGTGATGTTGAAGAGGCTGTCCGACTCATGGATGAAGCCCAGTCCCTAGATACAGCTGATCGTTACATCAATTCCAAGTGTGCCAAGTACATGCTGAAAGGCAACTTAGTTCAGGAGGCTGCTGATATGTGTTCAAAATTTACACGG GAAGGTGTTCCTGCTGTGGATAATTTAAATGAGATGCAATGTATGTGGTTTCAAACTGAGGCAGCAGAGGCGTACAAGAGGATGGGAAAGTGGGGAGATGCTCTCAAGAAGTGCCATGAAATAGACAGG CACTTCACTGAGATAATAGAAGACCAGTTTGATTTCCACACATACTGTATGAGGAAGATGACATTACGAGCGTACATTGGTCTTCTGCGTCTAGAGGACAAACTCCGAAACCATCAGTTCTATTTCAAAGCAGCCATGACAGCAATAGAG ATTTATTTACACCTTCACGATCACCCACTATCTGACAGTGACCAGGACAAAAACCAAGACACAG AGAATTTGTCACCAAGTGAGCTCAAGAAACTTAGAAACAAACAGAGAAAAGCTGCCAAAAAAGCACAACAGGCACAGGAGAAACAGAAAGCTGAACATGACAAGAAAGAGCAAGCAGTAAAGAAGCAGACAGATGGTGAAATGGATGGTCCAAAGGAGGAAGAACTCTTACCGGACAAACTATCCAGG CCTGAAGATCCTTTGGAACAAGCGATACGATTCTTAAAACCTTTACAAACATTCACCAGTGATAGAATAGATACACACGTGTCTGCATATGAAATCTATAGTAGGAAAG GTAAAGAGTTGCTGATGTTACAGGCGCTTAAGAGGGGCTGTCGGATCCACCGAGATCACCCACAGCTTCACGTCTGCATGATACGCTTCCTTCTAACAA TAAGAAAAAAGGGAGATGTGCCAGAAACTGTTCAAAAGgttttaaaacaagaaatggATAAGCTTTATAATGGCAAAGATGCTAAGACTCTAAACAACGAGTTCTTGGAGCGCAATAACAACTCAGTTCTGCATAGATTAGCAG GTGCTCGTATGATGTATGAATTGGATCCCACACCAGAAGTTCAGAAAAAGAGTTTTGAAATCGCCACAAGTCTTTCAGATTCTTACACAGGGATCACCAGATTG AACTGTATTGAGGTGTTGGAGGCCATTTGTCGTGGAGATTTCGGATCCTGTGAATCCGCAGCTAAGGACTACCAGTCCAAGTGTCACAGA
- the LOC125678744 gene encoding N-alpha-acetyltransferase 15, NatA auxiliary subunit-like isoform X2 — protein sequence MAYHLLEDYDMALNVLEEFRKTQIPKNLDYEHNELLMYQNLIMREAGMIDESLNHLQRYDKQIVDRLGVEETKAELLIQKEKYAAAADMYRSLMNRNPENWSYYAGLEKAIKPSSKEERLKLYTDAEQLYPRAAAPRRLPLNFTEGNTFRGLADTYLRRAFHKGVPPLFITMKRLYKDSKKIEIVEDLVLGYVNCLKEFGKFENAESAESEPPTTILWVYYYLASHYDYKQETLKALEYANLALEHTPLLIELYVLKAKIYKHAGDVEEAVRLMDEAQSLDTADRYINSKCAKYMLKGNLVQEAADMCSKFTREGVPAVDNLNEMQCMWFQTEAAEAYKRMGKWGDALKKCHEIDRHFTEIIEDQFDFHTYCMRKMTLRAYIGLLRLEDKLRNHQFYFKAAMTAIEIYLHLHDHPLSDSDQDKNQDTENLSPSELKKLRNKQRKAAKKAQQAQEKQKAEHDKKEQAVKKQTDGEMDGPKEEELLPDKLSRPEDPLEQAIRFLKPLQTFTSDRIDTHVSAYEIYSRKGKELLMLQALKRGCRIHRDHPQLHVCMIRFLLTIRKKGDVPETVQKVLKQEMDKLYNGKDAKTLNNEFLERNNNSVLHRLAGARMMYELDPTPEVQKKSFEIATSLSDSYTGITRLNCIEVLEAICRGDFGSCESAAKDYQSKCHRLFPLCPSFIIPANNHPDQILPNGS from the exons ATGGCTTATCATCTTTTAGAGGACTATGACATGGCTCTCAATGTCCTGGAAGAGTTCCGAAAGACTCAAATT CCGAAGAATTTAGACTATGAGCACAATGAATTGTTGATGTATCAGAACTTAATCATGAGAGAGGCAGGAATGATTGATGAATCCTTGAATCATCTCCAGAGATACGACAAGCAAATTGTTGACAGGTTAGGAGTGGAGGAAACTAAAG CCGAGTTGCTGATACAGAAGGAGAAGTATGCTGCAGCGGCCGACATGTACAGGAGCCTCATGAACAGAAATCCGGAGAATTGGTCCTACTACGCTGGTTTGGAGAAAGCTATAAAACCGA gtTCTAAGGAGGAGCGCCTAAAACTCTATACAGACGCTGAACAATTGTATCCCAGAGCCGCCGCTCCGAGACGACTGCCATTGAATTTCACAGAAG GCAACACATTCAGAGGTTTGGCAGACACGTATCTAAGAAGGGCTTTCCACAAAGGTGTACCACCCCTTTTTATCACCATGAAAAGATTGTATAAAGATTCTAAGAAG ATTGAGATTGTAGAAGACTTAGTGTTGGGATATGTGAACTGTTTGAAAGAGTTTGGGAAATTTGAAAATGCAG AGAGTGCAGAATCTGAACCCCCCACCACAATACTGTGGGTGTATTATTACCTAGCCTCACATTATGACTACAAACAGGAAACATTAAAAGCTTTAGAGTATGCCAATCTGGCTCTGGAGCACACGCCACTGTTGATAGAGCTGTATGTACTCAAAGCCAAGATCTACAAG CATGCAGGTGATGTTGAAGAGGCTGTCCGACTCATGGATGAAGCCCAGTCCCTAGATACAGCTGATCGTTACATCAATTCCAAGTGTGCCAAGTACATGCTGAAAGGCAACTTAGTTCAGGAGGCTGCTGATATGTGTTCAAAATTTACACGG GAAGGTGTTCCTGCTGTGGATAATTTAAATGAGATGCAATGTATGTGGTTTCAAACTGAGGCAGCAGAGGCGTACAAGAGGATGGGAAAGTGGGGAGATGCTCTCAAGAAGTGCCATGAAATAGACAGG CACTTCACTGAGATAATAGAAGACCAGTTTGATTTCCACACATACTGTATGAGGAAGATGACATTACGAGCGTACATTGGTCTTCTGCGTCTAGAGGACAAACTCCGAAACCATCAGTTCTATTTCAAAGCAGCCATGACAGCAATAGAG ATTTATTTACACCTTCACGATCACCCACTATCTGACAGTGACCAGGACAAAAACCAAGACACAG AGAATTTGTCACCAAGTGAGCTCAAGAAACTTAGAAACAAACAGAGAAAAGCTGCCAAAAAAGCACAACAGGCACAGGAGAAACAGAAAGCTGAACATGACAAGAAAGAGCAAGCAGTAAAGAAGCAGACAGATGGTGAAATGGATGGTCCAAAGGAGGAAGAACTCTTACCGGACAAACTATCCAGG CCTGAAGATCCTTTGGAACAAGCGATACGATTCTTAAAACCTTTACAAACATTCACCAGTGATAGAATAGATACACACGTGTCTGCATATGAAATCTATAGTAGGAAAG GTAAAGAGTTGCTGATGTTACAGGCGCTTAAGAGGGGCTGTCGGATCCACCGAGATCACCCACAGCTTCACGTCTGCATGATACGCTTCCTTCTAACAA TAAGAAAAAAGGGAGATGTGCCAGAAACTGTTCAAAAGgttttaaaacaagaaatggATAAGCTTTATAATGGCAAAGATGCTAAGACTCTAAACAACGAGTTCTTGGAGCGCAATAACAACTCAGTTCTGCATAGATTAGCAG GTGCTCGTATGATGTATGAATTGGATCCCACACCAGAAGTTCAGAAAAAGAGTTTTGAAATCGCCACAAGTCTTTCAGATTCTTACACAGGGATCACCAGATTG AACTGTATTGAGGTGTTGGAGGCCATTTGTCGTGGAGATTTCGGATCCTGTGAATCCGCAGCTAAGGACTACCAGTCCAAGTGTCACAGA